The Actinomadura graeca nucleotide sequence CACGACCCACTGGATGGTGACCACCGGGCGGCGACTGTACGAACGGCCCGTGCTCCACCAGCTGGGCGCCGAGGAGCTCATCGACTTCTGGGCGGACGACCGGCTGGTCGCGCCCGTCCCCGCCTCCTCCGGCGGGACTCGGTGAGCGGCTGGTTCCCGCGGCTGAGGGACAGGGGCGCCGACGATGCGCCGCCTCCCGCCCAGCCCCGCCATCATCTCCTCTGCGGGGTCGACATCTCCGGCTACTCCCGGCACGACCAGAAGACGCAGATGTTCCTCCGGCATTCGATGTACAAGATCATCAAGGACGCGCGCAGGGCCGCTCGCATTCCGCCCTGGCGATGCCAGAGCGGCGACCGCGGTGATGGGATCCTGATCGTCGCCGACTCCGGGATCGGGCCGGAAATGATGTTCCCGGCATTCGTCGAGCGGGCGAAGAAGGGTGTGCGGGACCACAACGCCTGCGCCGCCCGGGACGAGCGGGAGCGCATGCGGCTGCGCATGGCCGTCCACGCCGGATATCTGCAGAAGGACTCCCGCGGGTTCTCCGGCGACGCGGCCAACCATGTCGCCCGGCTGCTGGACGCGCCCGCGCTCAAGGGCCGGATGGACGAGTGGCGGGCCGACTTCGCCGTCGTCGTCTCCGAGGCGTTGTACCGCGAGGTCAGCGGCTACCACCTCATCGACCCCGGAGCCGCGTTCCCCATCCCCGTGGACGTCAAGGAGACCCACGGCCGGGCCTGGGCGATCATCCTCTGACGCGTCCGCCCCCGCCCGTCCCGGCGTGATGCGGGGGCGGCCGGTGGCGGTCCGGGGACCGCCGCCGGTGCCGCGTCCCGCCTCAGCCCGCCAGGAAGTCGAGGAGGTCGGCGTTGAAGCGCTCCTTGTCGCCCGGGACGAGGGCGATGCCGTGCGACCCGCCCTCGTACACCTTGAGGGTGGCGTCCGGGATGATCTCCGCGGATTTGCGGGCCGTGGCGTCGATCGGGACGACCTGGTCGTCGTCGCCGTGCACGATCAGCGTCGGGACGTCGAACCGGCGCAGGTCCTCGTGGAAGTCGGTCTCGGCGAACGCCGTGACGCAGTCCACGCCGGCCTTGACGCTCTCGTGCATCGCCATGAACCAGAACGCGTCCCGGTTGCCCTGGGTGGCCTTGGTGTTCGGACGGTTGGCGCTGAAGAAGCCCTCGGAGGTCTCCCTCCAGAACTGCGAACGCTCGTTCAGGAGGCCGCTCTTGATGTCCTCGAACACCTCTGCGGGCACCCCTTCGGGGTTGGTATCCGTCTGGAGCATCAGCGGCGGGATCGCCGACAGCAGCACCGCCTTGGAGACCCGGCCCGTCCCGTGCCGACCGATGTAGCGGGCCAGTTCACCGCCGCCCATCGAGTGCGCCACCAGCACCACGTCCCACAGGCCGAGGGCCTCGATGAGGTCGTTGAGGTCGTCGGCGAAGGTGTCGAAGTCGTAGCCCTCCCACGGCTGGCCCGACCTGCCGTGCCCGCGCCGGTCGTGCGCGATGCCGCGGTAGCCCGCGTCGGCGACCGCCTTCAGCTGGTCGTCCCACGCGTCGGCGTTCAGCGGCCACCCGTGGATGAACAGCACCGGCTGCCCGCGTCCCCAGTCCTTGTAGTAGATCTCGACACCGTCGCGCGTCTTGACGAAACTCATCGGATGCCCCCTGATGGCGATCGGAGGGCGCCCCCGCCCGGGACGCCTATCCAGCGGGGTACCCCGGCCCCACCAGGCAAACGCCGCCAGCCGCCATGCCGCCTGACGCCATGCCGCCTGGCGCCGGGCTCAGCCCTCGTCCGGGACGCAGGCGTCGGAGATCCCCCTCAGCCAGGACCGGAAGGCCGCCCGCTGCTCCTCGTCCAGCCCGGCCTCCAGGTCGGTCTCCCGGCGGGCGACGGCGAGCCGGGCCCGCCTCAGCAGGGCGCGCCCGTCCTCGGTGATCTCGATCGCCTGGGTGCGGCGGTCGGCGGGGTGCGGCCGCCGCACGATCAGCCCGTTGCGCTCCAGCCCGGCGAGCATCTCGTTGGCGGACTGCCGGGAGCTGGACACCTTCCGGCCGATGTCGGCGTTCGACAGGCCCGGATGGTCCTGGACGATCAGCAGCGTGGCGTACTGGGGCGTCGACAGCCCGAACTCCTCGAGTTCCGCTCCGATGGCGGCGCGCATGCCGAGCCAGGCGCTGCGGACCATGAAGGCGAGCGTGCCGTCGCCGTATCCGAACTCTCCCACCCGCCCAACTCTTCCATGCCCGGCCGCGCCACGACAGATTGACAGGTTCCTGACGAACTAGGCTATCGTCAAGAACCTGACAATCAGCCTACCTCCGTAAGGGCACGCGATGGCCGCAACCCGGCAGCGACTGATCCTGGCCGTACTCGTCGTCTCCCCGATCGTCATCTGGATGGACAACACCATCCTGAACACCGCGTTCGTCCGTCTC carries:
- a CDS encoding alpha/beta fold hydrolase; this translates as MSFVKTRDGVEIYYKDWGRGQPVLFIHGWPLNADAWDDQLKAVADAGYRGIAHDRRGHGRSGQPWEGYDFDTFADDLNDLIEALGLWDVVLVAHSMGGGELARYIGRHGTGRVSKAVLLSAIPPLMLQTDTNPEGVPAEVFEDIKSGLLNERSQFWRETSEGFFSANRPNTKATQGNRDAFWFMAMHESVKAGVDCVTAFAETDFHEDLRRFDVPTLIVHGDDDQVVPIDATARKSAEIIPDATLKVYEGGSHGIALVPGDKERFNADLLDFLAG
- a CDS encoding MarR family winged helix-turn-helix transcriptional regulator, whose protein sequence is MGEFGYGDGTLAFMVRSAWLGMRAAIGAELEEFGLSTPQYATLLIVQDHPGLSNADIGRKVSSSRQSANEMLAGLERNGLIVRRPHPADRRTQAIEITEDGRALLRRARLAVARRETDLEAGLDEEQRAAFRSWLRGISDACVPDEG